In Chryseobacterium camelliae, one DNA window encodes the following:
- a CDS encoding NUDIX hydrolase codes for MSFGKDLLRKIKSAELPGENAHGVFSPPYRPVFTYDEVIAKNPKFAAVNIVLYLKNDEWHFPLIQRTVNVHDRHSGQISLPGGKREEMDRDFAHTAIRETSEEIGIEQHYVRIIREMSPIYIPPSNFYVYPYISYTKKNPVFILQESEAQEVIEFPVTSFLSLPDTPEIMPLPGAGGHEVPVINFNGYIIWGATAMILSEFSQLLKKM; via the coding sequence ATGAGTTTCGGAAAAGATTTATTAAGGAAAATTAAAAGCGCTGAACTGCCCGGCGAAAATGCCCACGGCGTATTTTCACCGCCCTACCGTCCGGTATTTACCTATGACGAAGTGATTGCCAAAAACCCGAAATTTGCTGCGGTAAACATTGTTTTGTACCTTAAAAACGATGAATGGCATTTCCCCCTGATCCAGAGAACCGTTAATGTGCACGACCGCCACAGCGGTCAGATCTCCCTTCCCGGCGGAAAACGTGAAGAAATGGACCGCGACTTTGCCCATACGGCGATCCGGGAAACTTCGGAAGAAATCGGGATTGAACAGCATTATGTGCGGATTATAAGGGAAATGTCGCCCATCTACATCCCGCCAAGCAATTTTTATGTCTATCCCTATATTTCCTATACCAAAAAAAATCCGGTGTTTATTCTGCAGGAATCTGAAGCACAGGAAGTAATCGAGTTTCCGGTCACTTCATTCTTAAGCCTCCCGGATACCCCTGAAATCATGCCTTTGCCGGGTGCGGGAGGACATGAGGTACCGGTCATTAATTTCAACGGGTACATTATCTGGGGAGCTACTGCGATGATCCTGAGCGAATTCAGCCAGTTGCTGAAAAAAATGTAA
- a CDS encoding lysophospholipid acyltransferase family protein, with product MAKKNIFTDAFGTPYFLKRLIIFILGFVSYRRFNGFNKLKITGTEHLVDLPDSNVLFVSNHQTYFADVAAMYHAFCAVNNGYLNTIKNPIYLLNPKIDFYYVAAEETMNKGILPKIFKIAGAVTVKRTWRAEGKNVNRMVDMSEVDNIMKALDNGWVATFPQGTTSAFAQGRRGTAKLVKNQRPIVIPIKINGFRRAFDKKGLRVKVTGVKPTMEFKRPLEIDYDKENAHEILLKIMTAIEQTEDFNVLHQYDEELKAKKTEQKDSDQ from the coding sequence ATGGCGAAGAAAAATATTTTTACCGATGCATTCGGGACCCCTTACTTTTTAAAGAGGCTGATTATTTTTATTCTGGGATTTGTTTCCTACCGCAGGTTTAACGGCTTCAACAAGCTGAAAATAACCGGCACCGAGCATCTGGTAGACCTTCCGGACTCCAATGTCCTGTTCGTTTCCAACCATCAGACGTATTTTGCAGACGTCGCCGCCATGTACCATGCGTTCTGTGCCGTAAACAACGGGTATCTGAACACCATCAAAAATCCTATCTACCTCCTGAATCCTAAAATTGACTTTTATTACGTAGCCGCTGAAGAAACCATGAATAAAGGAATTCTTCCCAAAATCTTCAAAATAGCGGGTGCTGTAACCGTAAAACGGACGTGGAGGGCGGAAGGAAAGAACGTTAACAGAATGGTGGATATGAGCGAAGTGGATAATATTATGAAAGCCCTCGATAACGGATGGGTAGCCACTTTCCCACAGGGGACCACCTCAGCTTTTGCCCAGGGAAGGCGCGGAACGGCGAAACTGGTGAAAAACCAGCGGCCTATTGTCATCCCAATTAAAATAAACGGCTTCAGAAGAGCGTTTGATAAAAAAGGACTGAGGGTAAAAGTAACAGGGGTAAAACCGACCATGGAGTTCAAGCGCCCGCTTGAAATAGATTATGACAAAGAAAATGCTCATGAGATTCTTCTTAAGATCATGACAGCCATTGAACAGACAGAAGACTTCAATGTGCTGCACCAGTATGATGAAGAACTTAAAGCTAAAAAAACAGAACAAAAGGATTCAGACCAATAA
- a CDS encoding UDP-N-acetylmuramate--L-alanine ligase, which yields MRTHFIAIGGSAMHNLAIALKDKGYQVTGSDDIIFEPSMSRLQQKGILPEEMGWFPEKITPDIDAVILGMHAHQDNPELARAKELGLKIYSYPEFLYEQSKDKTRVVIAGSHGKTTITSMILHVLNFHQKDVDFMVGAQLEGFDCMVKITKDNDFMVLEGDEYLSSPIDLRSKFLLYQPNIALMSGIAWDHINVFTTFDDYIEQFRKFVATITPGGVLVYNEEDPEVVKVVDQAENYFRKIPYHTPEYEISNGKVFLKTEIGDIPLSVFGAHNLLNMEGARLICRQLGVMDEDFYEAIMSFKGASKRLEKVERSDNGILYKDFAHAPSKVKAAVKAFTEQFKKEKTYGFLELHTYSSLNPAFLEQYDHAMDGLDEAVVFYSEDALKIKRMEPISPELIREKFKNESLKVFTRAEDLHAYWNTLDKTQGVYLMMSSGNFGGLDLTK from the coding sequence TTGAGAACCCATTTTATTGCCATTGGCGGGAGCGCCATGCATAACCTTGCCATTGCGTTAAAAGATAAAGGATATCAGGTTACCGGTTCAGACGATATCATTTTTGAACCTTCGATGTCCAGGCTTCAGCAAAAAGGAATCCTTCCCGAAGAAATGGGCTGGTTTCCGGAAAAAATCACTCCCGATATCGATGCGGTGATTCTGGGCATGCACGCCCACCAGGATAATCCCGAACTTGCGAGAGCCAAAGAACTGGGACTTAAAATATATTCTTACCCCGAATTCCTCTACGAACAGTCAAAAGACAAAACCAGGGTAGTCATTGCAGGCTCGCACGGGAAAACAACCATTACTTCCATGATTCTCCACGTCCTGAACTTTCATCAGAAAGATGTGGATTTTATGGTAGGTGCGCAACTGGAAGGGTTTGATTGTATGGTCAAGATTACCAAAGACAACGATTTCATGGTACTGGAAGGTGATGAATACCTCTCCTCTCCTATCGACCTCCGTTCCAAATTCCTGCTCTACCAGCCAAATATAGCATTGATGAGCGGCATTGCCTGGGACCACATCAATGTTTTTACCACTTTTGATGATTATATTGAACAGTTCCGGAAATTTGTGGCTACGATTACGCCAGGTGGTGTACTCGTATATAACGAAGAAGATCCGGAGGTAGTAAAGGTGGTTGACCAGGCCGAAAACTATTTCCGTAAAATACCGTATCATACGCCTGAATATGAAATCAGCAACGGGAAAGTATTCCTGAAGACCGAAATCGGTGATATTCCATTGTCTGTTTTTGGAGCCCATAACCTGCTGAACATGGAGGGCGCAAGGCTTATCTGCCGTCAGCTGGGGGTAATGGATGAAGATTTTTACGAAGCTATCATGAGCTTCAAGGGTGCTTCAAAACGCCTGGAAAAAGTAGAAAGATCCGACAATGGGATCCTATATAAAGATTTTGCCCATGCACCTAGCAAGGTAAAAGCAGCCGTAAAAGCCTTCACGGAACAGTTTAAGAAAGAAAAAACCTACGGATTTCTGGAACTCCATACGTATTCCAGCCTAAACCCTGCTTTTCTGGAGCAGTATGACCATGCCATGGATGGCCTGGATGAAGCTGTTGTTTTTTATTCTGAAGATGCCCTGAAGATCAAAAGGATGGAGCCTATCTCTCCGGAGCTGATCAGGGAAAAATTCAAAAACGAGTCCTTAAAGGTATTTACCCGTGCAGAAGACCTTCACGCTTACTGGAATACCCTCGATAAAACACAAGGCGTATACCTGATGATGAGTTCAGGGAATTTCGGAGGACTGGACCTGACAAAGTAA
- a CDS encoding NAD(P)H-dependent flavin oxidoreductase produces the protein MLFPETISKKLGISYPVIQAPMFGVSTPEMVAASADAGCLGSLALGDLPAEQCISLIRKTRSLTGRLFAVNIFVHEIPEITAELREKYAKAKAYIEAFAEDNGLSVSLTALEDLTTNSYHEQIEAIIDEGCEILSFTFGIPDEKSIVRLKEKNVLLIGTCTSVTEAQMLEKAGIDLIVVQGIEAGGHRGTFATESLPQIGGMSLLPQIADHVDTALIYSGGIYNAQTMQAAKALGAEGFQLGSMLLASQESALQPFEKDRLKMVSENDIVLTRTFSGRYARGISNKYIRKLEGSGFILPYPYQNKLTGALRNAAKLRQDTDFVSIWLGQSIHDYSRQSVKDILGKLIDDYSRLP, from the coding sequence ATGCTTTTCCCGGAAACCATCAGTAAAAAGCTCGGCATATCTTATCCGGTTATCCAGGCACCTATGTTTGGGGTAAGCACCCCCGAGATGGTGGCAGCGTCTGCTGATGCAGGATGTTTAGGTTCTCTGGCGCTGGGCGATTTGCCGGCAGAGCAATGTATTTCTTTAATCCGTAAAACCCGCAGTCTCACAGGAAGGCTCTTCGCCGTTAATATTTTCGTGCATGAGATTCCTGAAATAACAGCAGAATTGCGGGAGAAATATGCTAAAGCGAAAGCATACATTGAAGCTTTTGCAGAAGACAACGGATTAAGCGTGAGCCTGACGGCCCTTGAAGATCTTACCACCAATTCATATCATGAACAGATTGAAGCTATCATTGATGAAGGTTGTGAGATTCTCAGTTTTACGTTTGGGATTCCGGATGAGAAAAGCATTGTCAGATTAAAGGAAAAAAATGTACTGCTCATCGGGACCTGTACAAGTGTAACGGAAGCTCAGATGCTGGAAAAGGCCGGAATTGACCTTATTGTGGTGCAGGGTATTGAAGCGGGCGGTCACCGGGGAACTTTTGCCACAGAAAGCCTGCCCCAGATCGGAGGGATGTCATTATTGCCACAGATTGCGGACCATGTTGATACGGCGCTGATTTATTCCGGCGGTATTTACAATGCACAGACGATGCAGGCAGCAAAGGCTCTTGGAGCAGAAGGCTTCCAGTTAGGAAGTATGTTGCTGGCCTCTCAGGAAAGCGCGCTGCAGCCCTTTGAAAAGGACCGGCTGAAGATGGTAAGTGAAAATGACATAGTGCTGACGAGGACCTTTTCCGGACGTTATGCCCGGGGCATCAGCAATAAGTATATCCGTAAGCTCGAAGGCTCAGGCTTTATTCTGCCATACCCGTATCAGAATAAACTGACAGGCGCTTTAAGAAATGCGGCAAAGCTCCGGCAGGATACGGATTTTGTGAGCATTTGGTTGGGACAGTCCATTCACGATTACAGTAGACAATCCGTTAAGGATATCCTTGGAAAACTTATTGACGATTACAGCAGATTACCATAA
- a CDS encoding aldo/keto reductase gives MHKKTYAGQPVITLNNGVDIPALGFGVWQIDDLKQCENAVVKAIETGYRMIDTAAIYQNETAVGNAVKNSGIDREQLFITSKLWVQDTSYEKAKSAFQQTLDRLQLDYLDMYLIHWPYADFKGAWKAMEELYDEGKIKAIGVCNFTVEKLEELKTTAKVSPVINQIELHPVFQQKELQVYNRENNIITQPWSPLGNGNSELLNNSSLKSIAEKHHKTVAQVILRWHLQEGFCVIPKSVTPSRIEENFNVFDFELSEDEMNTVRSRDTGKRLFFDPKDPEWEKKMLNAVADI, from the coding sequence ATGCACAAGAAAACATATGCAGGGCAGCCTGTGATTACATTAAACAATGGAGTGGATATTCCTGCACTGGGTTTCGGGGTATGGCAGATAGATGATCTTAAGCAATGCGAAAATGCGGTCGTTAAAGCTATTGAAACTGGCTACAGGATGATTGATACCGCTGCAATCTACCAAAATGAAACAGCTGTCGGGAATGCCGTCAAAAACAGCGGAATAGATAGGGAGCAGCTATTTATTACCTCAAAACTTTGGGTCCAGGACACTTCTTATGAGAAAGCGAAAAGTGCATTTCAGCAGACACTGGATCGTTTGCAGCTGGATTATCTGGACATGTACCTCATCCACTGGCCGTATGCAGACTTTAAAGGAGCATGGAAAGCGATGGAGGAGCTGTATGATGAAGGGAAAATCAAAGCCATTGGGGTCTGTAACTTTACCGTTGAAAAGCTTGAAGAGCTGAAAACAACCGCTAAGGTAAGTCCGGTGATTAACCAGATCGAGCTTCATCCGGTTTTCCAGCAGAAAGAACTCCAGGTATATAACAGGGAGAATAACATTATTACCCAGCCTTGGAGCCCTTTAGGCAACGGGAATTCAGAACTGCTTAACAACAGTTCCCTGAAGTCCATTGCAGAAAAACATCATAAAACCGTTGCCCAGGTGATCTTAAGATGGCATCTCCAGGAGGGCTTCTGTGTGATCCCGAAATCAGTAACGCCGTCCAGGATCGAAGAAAACTTCAATGTTTTTGATTTTGAGCTGAGTGAAGATGAAATGAATACCGTGCGTTCACGGGATACCGGGAAAAGATTGTTCTTTGACCCGAAAGATCCTGAATGGGAGAAAAAAATGCTGAATGCGGTGGCAGATATCTGA
- a CDS encoding LysR family transcriptional regulator, with amino-acid sequence MVNLEWYRTFKAVYKTGTMTGAADLLFISQPGVSLHLSSLEAYVGYKLFDRTGRKMIPTEKGKVLFNAVAEPICKLEEVEKNFQKSTEKHTPTISVGMCFETFQTTLEQYVSSLPFNLIIRFGEYPEMLDQLDKGILDLIITPKRGVSLNIEHEAFSSEQMILVGGKETDAEGFYDVLESKGIEYAEEWLKEQKWYGTTGDMEHLFQFWILNFGHKPDFRPNYIVPNLNSIIRCLKSGAGLSVVPDFLCKNELENGEIKLVWEGEKKLQNTLYFGCRKKNSYPDEIAHIKKLFRQVMS; translated from the coding sequence ATGGTTAATCTGGAATGGTATAGAACATTTAAAGCTGTTTATAAAACAGGAACGATGACCGGTGCTGCGGATCTCCTGTTTATTTCGCAGCCGGGCGTAAGTCTTCATCTCAGCTCGCTTGAAGCTTATGTGGGATATAAGCTGTTTGACAGAACAGGCAGGAAGATGATTCCTACTGAAAAAGGGAAAGTGCTTTTTAATGCTGTAGCTGAGCCTATATGTAAGCTTGAGGAAGTGGAAAAGAACTTCCAGAAGTCTACGGAAAAGCATACACCGACTATCAGTGTCGGAATGTGTTTTGAAACCTTTCAGACGACACTGGAGCAATACGTTTCCAGTCTGCCGTTCAATCTGATCATCAGGTTCGGGGAATATCCGGAAATGCTGGATCAGCTGGATAAAGGTATTCTCGACCTAATCATTACACCCAAAAGGGGCGTTTCTCTTAACATCGAACATGAAGCTTTCTCTTCGGAGCAGATGATTCTGGTAGGGGGTAAAGAGACTGATGCAGAGGGCTTTTATGATGTTTTGGAATCAAAAGGTATCGAATATGCGGAAGAATGGCTGAAGGAACAGAAGTGGTATGGTACTACCGGGGACATGGAACATCTTTTTCAGTTCTGGATCCTCAATTTCGGACACAAACCGGATTTCCGGCCTAATTATATTGTCCCGAACCTCAATTCCATCATCCGTTGCCTGAAAAGCGGTGCCGGATTATCTGTGGTGCCGGATTTCCTGTGCAAAAATGAACTTGAAAACGGGGAAATAAAGCTGGTGTGGGAGGGCGAAAAGAAACTGCAAAACACTCTGTACTTCGGATGCCGCAAAAAAAATAGCTATCCGGATGAAATTGCGCACATCAAAAAACTATTCAGGCAGGTAATGAGTTGA
- a CDS encoding NAD(P)H-dependent oxidoreductase, which yields MKKVLIINGAQHFGHSGGLYNKTITENTIQVLKDLGNIEVKVTHVDEGYDKDEEVQKFVWADYIIYHTPIWWFQLPNGLKKYIDEVFTAGHAKGIYLSDGRSSAEPEINYGTGGMLGGRKYMVTTSWNAPSTAFTLPGEFFNETHVDDGPLFGFHRMNAFVSMEKLESFHFYDVEKNAAVERDMKLYRDHLRSVFEKELGHAASLSSYITEKNDCM from the coding sequence ATGAAAAAAGTACTTATTATTAACGGTGCACAGCATTTCGGGCACTCAGGAGGCCTTTATAATAAAACCATCACAGAAAATACCATACAAGTATTGAAGGACTTGGGTAATATTGAGGTTAAAGTGACCCATGTAGATGAAGGATATGACAAAGATGAAGAAGTACAGAAATTTGTCTGGGCAGATTATATTATCTATCATACTCCCATCTGGTGGTTCCAGCTTCCTAACGGCCTGAAAAAATATATTGATGAGGTATTTACGGCAGGGCATGCCAAAGGAATCTATCTGAGTGACGGGAGGTCTTCCGCAGAACCAGAGATCAATTACGGCACCGGCGGCATGCTTGGCGGAAGAAAATATATGGTGACTACCAGCTGGAATGCTCCGTCTACAGCCTTCACCTTACCGGGAGAGTTTTTCAATGAAACGCATGTGGATGACGGGCCTTTATTTGGGTTCCACAGGATGAATGCTTTTGTTTCCATGGAAAAACTGGAAAGTTTCCATTTTTATGATGTGGAAAAAAATGCGGCAGTTGAGAGGGATATGAAACTTTACAGAGATCATTTAAGATCAGTTTTTGAAAAAGAACTGGGCCATGCTGCAAGTTTATCTTCCTATATCACAGAAAAGAATGATTGTATGTAG
- a CDS encoding GAF domain-containing sensor histidine kinase — protein sequence MDRNLMAPDELQRIQALHSYGILDTPYENDFDDLTELASVICQTPVALISLVDEKRQWFKSNKGLEVRETDRAYSFCAHAILQPENIMVVEDARTDQRFKDNVLVTGKTNIVFYAGMPLIDSQGNALGTLCVIDHQQRQLNESQIKSLKILSKTVIEKLELRRQLATMSEEKETRKSNPVYSQHTYTAFNQSRLTQRAIEQMNDANALIIQNEQHLRLAVEAANLGTFMLNINTGHLETSAYCNDIFGLGENVCITITQLLDMLEEDRGRIQKALTESISSGRIFDEEFRIVNRADHKIRWIKVAGKVFHKETAKGNTFCGTVSDITEWKKIERKKGDFINLASHELKSPLTSIKAFTQLLQRKLKDCEDSNISHLIRRSESQVRRMENLVDGFLNFSKLDNGLLTLNKAPFDFKNFVSEIIADHYTLNKNNHNFELITDAETVLSADKNKIQLVITNLMENAIKYAPSGTPIQVRISSDHHEVKFEIIDQGPGIADQDALKIFDRFYRVQNADTKQIAGFGIGLYICKEIVELHQGNIGVESTLGIGSRFWFTLPK from the coding sequence ATGGACAGAAACCTAATGGCACCTGATGAGTTGCAACGTATTCAGGCTCTTCATTCCTATGGTATTTTAGATACACCTTATGAAAACGATTTTGATGATCTCACTGAACTGGCATCTGTTATTTGTCAGACACCGGTGGCATTGATCAGCCTCGTAGATGAAAAACGCCAATGGTTTAAGTCAAACAAAGGATTGGAAGTCAGGGAAACAGACCGGGCATATTCTTTTTGTGCTCATGCTATCCTTCAACCGGAAAATATTATGGTAGTTGAGGATGCCCGTACAGACCAACGTTTTAAAGATAATGTGCTTGTTACCGGGAAAACCAATATTGTATTTTATGCGGGAATGCCCCTCATAGACAGCCAGGGAAATGCATTGGGTACTTTATGCGTGATTGATCATCAGCAAAGGCAACTTAACGAAAGCCAGATCAAAAGCCTGAAAATACTTTCCAAAACCGTGATAGAAAAACTAGAGCTCCGCAGGCAACTGGCCACAATGTCTGAGGAAAAGGAAACCAGGAAATCTAATCCAGTCTATTCTCAACATACCTACACTGCTTTTAATCAAAGCCGGCTTACGCAAAGGGCCATTGAGCAGATGAATGATGCTAATGCGCTGATCATCCAGAATGAGCAGCACCTTCGCCTTGCCGTAGAGGCGGCTAATCTTGGAACCTTTATGCTTAATATCAATACCGGCCATCTTGAAACGAGTGCTTACTGCAACGATATTTTCGGACTGGGTGAAAATGTATGCATTACCATCACTCAATTATTGGATATGCTCGAAGAAGACCGGGGACGAATTCAGAAAGCATTAACAGAGTCTATTTCTTCAGGGCGCATTTTTGATGAAGAGTTCCGCATTGTCAACAGGGCAGATCATAAAATTCGCTGGATTAAGGTAGCCGGAAAAGTTTTCCATAAAGAAACCGCGAAAGGAAACACGTTTTGTGGTACCGTATCCGATATTACAGAATGGAAAAAAATCGAACGTAAAAAAGGCGATTTTATCAACCTGGCCAGCCATGAGCTAAAATCTCCTCTCACTTCCATCAAAGCATTTACCCAGCTCCTTCAGAGGAAACTTAAAGATTGTGAAGACAGTAATATCAGCCATCTCATCCGCAGAAGCGAAAGCCAGGTAAGAAGAATGGAAAACCTTGTGGACGGCTTTTTAAATTTTTCAAAGCTGGACAATGGCCTCCTTACGCTGAATAAAGCACCATTTGATTTTAAAAACTTTGTCTCGGAAATTATCGCGGATCACTATACGCTGAATAAGAATAATCATAACTTTGAACTGATCACTGATGCAGAAACCGTTTTGTCTGCGGATAAGAATAAAATCCAGCTCGTTATTACGAATCTTATGGAGAATGCCATTAAATACGCTCCTTCCGGCACTCCAATTCAGGTAAGAATTTCTTCCGACCATCATGAGGTGAAATTTGAGATCATTGATCAGGGGCCCGGAATTGCCGATCAGGATGCGTTAAAAATCTTTGACCGGTTTTACCGTGTACAGAACGCTGATACAAAACAGATCGCAGGCTTTGGTATAGGATTGTATATCTGTAAAGAAATCGTTGAACTGCACCAAGGCAATATCGGGGTTGAAAGTACTTTGGGAATAGGCAGCCGCTTTTGGTTTACGCTTCCTAAATAG
- a CDS encoding PPC domain-containing DNA-binding protein, producing the protein MKNFKIILFTFLFGSSGMGVQEKESCRYIKTPTGYLMVLRQNDDVIGQIEHLARTEHIPSASFSGIGFAREVEFGFYDFKAKKFNPKTFRKVEMGSLTGSIAWNDKGPSIHIHGVATDDRFNAYGGHILSLHVGTGSMEIYVHVNDQKLERKIEQPLNANVLQLNCNL; encoded by the coding sequence ATGAAAAATTTTAAAATAATATTGTTCACATTCCTATTTGGATCATCCGGCATGGGTGTACAGGAAAAAGAGAGTTGCCGTTACATCAAAACACCAACAGGATATCTGATGGTATTAAGGCAGAATGATGATGTCATTGGCCAAATTGAGCATCTTGCCAGAACTGAGCATATTCCTTCAGCAAGTTTTAGCGGAATCGGTTTTGCCAGAGAAGTAGAATTCGGATTCTATGATTTCAAAGCTAAAAAATTCAATCCTAAGACCTTCAGAAAAGTGGAAATGGGAAGTCTTACCGGTTCCATTGCATGGAATGATAAAGGCCCGTCTATTCATATTCATGGGGTAGCTACCGACGACCGGTTCAATGCATATGGCGGACATATATTGTCTCTTCACGTTGGGACAGGGTCTATGGAAATTTATGTCCATGTCAACGATCAGAAGCTGGAGCGGAAAATTGAGCAACCTCTGAATGCCAATGTTCTGCAATTGAACTGTAATCTGTAA
- a CDS encoding carboxymuconolactone decarboxylase family protein, with product MSTRINMIATDAEAYKAMRGLEEYLQTTSLNNIQKELIKIRASQINGCAFCLDMHTRDAVQYGETPQRIYLLNAWREAAEFYTAEEQVLLAMTEEITLISKQGLTEDTYAKAEEIFSGKQIAEIIMAVITINAWNRIAISTHLRVPKD from the coding sequence ATGAGTACAAGAATCAATATGATTGCTACAGACGCCGAGGCCTACAAAGCCATGAGAGGCCTGGAGGAATACCTGCAGACCACATCGCTGAACAACATTCAGAAAGAACTGATTAAAATAAGGGCATCCCAGATCAACGGATGTGCTTTCTGCCTGGACATGCATACCAGGGATGCAGTACAGTATGGCGAAACACCGCAACGGATTTACCTGCTGAACGCCTGGAGGGAAGCTGCTGAATTTTATACTGCCGAAGAGCAGGTGCTTCTGGCCATGACCGAAGAAATTACTCTGATCAGTAAGCAGGGATTAACAGAAGATACTTATGCTAAAGCTGAGGAAATCTTCAGTGGAAAACAGATTGCAGAAATCATCATGGCCGTGATTACCATCAATGCCTGGAACAGGATTGCGATAAGCACGCATCTTCGGGTGCCTAAAGATTAG
- a CDS encoding Crp/Fnr family transcriptional regulator, producing the protein METLKQHLKHFISLSEEDYTSVFSFFRVMEVGKKRDIMKQGELCKSLYFVEKGCIRKFFVNDKGVEQTTEFALEHWWMSDTFAYERQQKTDFTIQAVEPSVILVLDYEQQKLLIAQHPAMEHYFRMVYQRACAAAERRIRYLYEYSREEMYIHFSTQYPGFVQRVPQYLIASFLGFTPEYLSEIRAKLRS; encoded by the coding sequence ATGGAAACTTTAAAGCAACATCTGAAGCATTTTATCAGCCTAAGCGAAGAAGATTATACGTCTGTATTTTCTTTTTTCAGGGTTATGGAAGTAGGGAAGAAGCGGGACATTATGAAACAGGGTGAGTTGTGCAAATCCCTGTATTTTGTGGAAAAAGGCTGCATCAGGAAGTTTTTTGTCAATGATAAAGGTGTGGAGCAGACTACGGAATTCGCATTAGAGCATTGGTGGATGAGCGATACCTTTGCATATGAGCGGCAGCAGAAAACAGATTTTACCATTCAGGCTGTAGAGCCTTCTGTGATATTGGTGCTGGATTATGAGCAGCAGAAGCTGCTGATTGCCCAGCATCCCGCCATGGAACATTATTTCAGAATGGTTTACCAGCGGGCTTGCGCGGCTGCAGAACGCCGTATCCGCTACCTGTACGAATATTCAAGGGAGGAAATGTACATCCATTTCAGTACTCAATATCCCGGGTTCGTCCAGCGGGTTCCGCAATACCTCATTGCTTCTTTTTTAGGCTTTACCCCGGAATATCTCAGTGAGATCAGGGCAAAATTACGTTCTTAA
- a CDS encoding DUF1304 domain-containing protein, giving the protein MEIVTKILTALVAIEHLYILWMEMFAWETKGKQVFKSALPPELFKPTKGLAANQGLYNGFLAAGLIWSFLIKDPEWQTNVALFFLGCVAVAGIYGAISSTKKIFFVQALPAILAIIAVLLK; this is encoded by the coding sequence ATGGAAATTGTCACCAAAATACTTACCGCCCTGGTTGCCATTGAACACCTATACATTCTGTGGATGGAAATGTTTGCGTGGGAAACCAAAGGAAAGCAAGTTTTTAAATCTGCTTTACCACCTGAACTGTTTAAGCCCACAAAAGGATTGGCCGCCAACCAGGGATTATACAACGGGTTCCTGGCAGCCGGGCTGATCTGGTCTTTCCTGATCAAAGATCCCGAATGGCAGACCAATGTCGCTTTGTTTTTCTTAGGATGTGTTGCTGTAGCAGGAATTTATGGGGCTATATCTTCAACGAAAAAGATCTTTTTTGTTCAGGCACTTCCCGCAATCCTCGCCATTATAGCTGTGCTGCTGAAATGA
- a CDS encoding thiol:disulfide interchange protein, translating to MKTVLIVLLIIPCWVFSQIRTISFSDLERLRKEHPKPVIIHLYTDWCTVCTMECFELTKDEKLVKALNEGFYFMSFEAEKTKETIRFQGKDFHYIANGKSGIHEFALALSRNKSQPVYPLWVFLDQDFNLLDYHEGFLSPSGLRNKLKEIPEAYSGSEAKP from the coding sequence ATGAAAACTGTCCTGATCGTTTTACTCATAATTCCGTGTTGGGTTTTTTCGCAGATCCGGACGATTTCTTTTTCAGACCTGGAAAGGTTGCGGAAGGAACACCCAAAGCCGGTCATTATCCATCTGTATACCGACTGGTGTACTGTCTGTACAATGGAATGCTTTGAGTTGACTAAGGATGAAAAGCTGGTAAAAGCACTTAACGAAGGCTTTTATTTCATGAGCTTTGAAGCGGAAAAAACAAAAGAAACAATCCGTTTCCAGGGAAAAGACTTTCATTATATTGCTAACGGAAAATCGGGCATTCATGAATTTGCTTTGGCTTTGTCAAGAAACAAAAGTCAGCCGGTTTATCCGTTATGGGTATTTCTGGATCAGGATTTCAATCTGCTGGACTATCATGAAGGGTTTTTAAGTCCTTCCGGGCTCAGGAATAAGTTAAAGGAAATTCCTGAAGCTTATTCAGGTTCAGAGGCAAAGCCCTGA